The following coding sequences lie in one Pempheris klunzingeri isolate RE-2024b chromosome 13, fPemKlu1.hap1, whole genome shotgun sequence genomic window:
- the ddhd1a gene encoding phospholipase DDHD1, with protein MSSFNITTKTSVLSSSLCADCKGSRVRVDATNNNNSEWDLGGDVFSCCHEMSPMDDAVQAGMSSVQSGLDGHLPLLHARHHSTQDGLLFDLSSPEAYLDSGPLEYGGNDASNAGPLFERRKRSRSNSSRHRFNEVVTELGPEEVRWFYKEDKKTWKPFVGHDSLNIELMFRKYCELNPGAAGSQVSRGEEECGNNGVESRGLNCAVPVETRTSSVHGGRGSLDTSTVSSDERDPDSIEVNVEPVCVLGGLYEVDVKERECNPVYWKQQDHIPVMRGQWFIDGTWLPLEEEESDLIEQEHLSHFRGQQMQDTFETDLVVKTVDSKDAIHSLKLSRTHVDWHSVDEVYLYSDATTSKIARTVTQKLGFSKASSSGTRLHRGYVEEASPEDRPPQTTHIVFVVHGIGQKMDQGRIIKNTGMLREGVRKMEKHFSEHNDEHVEFLPVEWRSKLALDGDTVDSITPDKVRGLRDLLNSSAMDIMYYNSPLYRDEITKGLTQELNRLYTLFCSRNPEFEERGGKVSIVSHSLGCVITYDIMTGWDPVRFCLQEHHAVEEELDLRWMSYEERHLLEQLRLTRTRLRELENHLLTLEASKPSAPPALKFKVENFFCMGSPLAVFLALRGIRPGASCHQDHILPTSICSRLFNVFHPTDPVAYRLEPLILKHYSNIAPVQIHWCSAINPTPYDEVRPTFLNPVKDPTSDTESIPSPSTSPVLARRHYGESITSLGKASILGAASIGKGIGGILFSRFSRSNSQPSVSLGLEGGANAEEEEQKRTESQSAYGLSTMIRPTSPTSDTSLELERRIDFELREGLVESRYWSAVTSHTGYWCSHDIALFLLTFIYKQKTTSSDPAEDTPEPD; from the exons ATGAGCAGTTTCAACATTACGACCAAAACCTCCGTTTTAAGTTCGTCTTTGTGCGCCGACTGTAAAGGTTCGCGGGTCAGAGTTGACgccaccaacaacaacaacagcgaGTGGGATTTGGGAGGCGATGTGTTTTCGTGCTGTCATGAGATGAGTCCCATGGACGATGCGGTGCAGGCGGGGATGTCCTCGGTCCAGTCGGGACTGGACGGACACCTGCCGCTTCTCCACGCCAGACACCACAGCACCCAGGACGGGTTGCTGTTTGACCTGAGCTCCCCGGAAGCCTACCTGGACAGCGGTCCTCTGGAGTACGGCGGCAATGATGCGAGCAACGCGGGTCCGTTGTtcgagaggaggaagaggtcgAGGTCCAACAGCTCCAGACACCGATTCAACGAGGTGGTCACCGAGCTGGGTCCGGAGGAGGTACGGTGGTTTTACAAGGAGGACAAGAAAACGTGGAAGCCCTTTGTCGGGCACGACTCACTCAACATTGAGCTGATGTTTCGAAAATACTGCGAGCTGAACCCTGGTGCAGCAGGCTCCCAGGTCAGCCGTGGGGAGGAAGAGTGCGGTAATAACGGCGTGGAGAGCAGAGGGCTGAACTGTGCAGTGCCTGTGGAGACGAGGACCAGCAGTGTGCACGGAGGCCGGGGGTCCCTGGACACGTCCACCGTGTCCTCGGATGAGAGGGACCCTGACAGCATTGAAGTCAACGTTGAGCCTGTTTGTGTCCTTGGAGGGCTCTATGAGGTGGATGTCAAAGAGAGGGAGTGCAATCCTGTTTACTGGAAGC AACAAGACCATATTCCCGTCATGAGAGGCCAGTGGTTTATTGATGGTACCTGGCTCCcattagaggaggaggaaagtgaCCTCATCGAGCAGGAGCACCTGAGCCATTTCCGTGGACAACAAATGCAGGACACCTTCGAGACGGATTTGGTGGTCAAGACCGTTGACAGCAAAGATG CCATCCACAGTCTGAAGCTGAGTCGGACCCATGTGGATTGGCACAGCGTGGATGAGGTATACCTCTACAGCGATGCCACCACTTCCAAAATTGCACGCACCGTCACCCAGAAACTGGGCTTCTCCAAAG CCTCCAGCAGTGGGACGCGGCTCCATCGGGGTTACGTTGAGGAGGCCTCTCCTGAGGACAGACCCCCTCAGACTACACACATTGTGTTTGTGGTTCATGGGATTGGACAAAAGATGGACCAGGGACGCATTATTAAAAACACTGGAAT GCTGAGGGAGGGTGTGAGGAAGATGGAGAAGCACTTTTCAGAGCACAATGACGAACACGTGGAGTTCCTGCCCGTCGAGTGGCGCTCCAAACTTGCACTGGATGGag ATACGGTAGACTCAATAACACCGGACAAAGTAAGAGGACTGAGAGATCTTCTCAACAGCAGTGCCATGGACATCATGTACTACAACAGCCCCCTTTACCGGGACGAG ATTACCAAGGGCCTAACACAGGAGCTAAACAGACTGTACACACTGTTCTGCTCCCGGAACCCCGAGTttgaagagaggggaggaaaagtgTCCATTGTGTCCCACTCCCTCGGCTGCGTCATCACGTACGACATCATGACAGGATGGGATCCTGTGCGCTTCTGTCTGCAggagcatcatgctgtggaAGAGGAGCTGGATCTGCGCTGGATGTCGTATGAGGAGAGGCACCTTTTAGAGCAGCTACGGCTCACGAGGACTAG GTTACGAGAGCTGGAAAATCATCTCCTCACACTAGAGGCTTCTAAACCCTCAGCACCCCCAGCCCTCAAATTCAAG GTGGAAAACTTTTTCTGCATGGGCTCACCTTTGGCAGTGTTCTTGGCCCTGAGAGGGATCCGTCCTGGTGCCAGCTGCCACCAGGACCACATCCTGCCCACCTCCATCTGCAGCAGGCTCTTCAATGTCTTCCATCCCACAGACCCTGTG GCCTACAGACTGGAGCCCCTCATTCTCAAACATTACAGCAATATTGCACCTGTTCAGATCCACTG GTGTAGTGCCATTAACCCCACACCCTACGATGAGGTGCGGCCGACCTTCTTGAACCCAGTCAAAGACCCGACGTCTGACACGGAGAGCATCCCCAGCCCGAGCACTTCTCCTGTCCTCGCCCGCAGGCACTATGGAGAGTCCATCACAAGCCTGGGCAAGGCCAGCATACTGG GGGCGGCGAGCATAGGGAAGGGCATTGGAGGCATCCTCTTCTCGCGTTTCTCCCGCTCCAACAGCCAGCCCTCAGTGTCGTTAGGACTCGAGGGAGGGGCAAatgctgaggaagaggagcagaagcgGACAGAAAGTCAGTCCGCATACGGCCTTTCCACCATGATCCGACCCACCTCACCGACCAGTGACACATCAC TGGAGCTGGAACGGCGTATCGACTTCGAGCTCCGAGAGGGTCTGGTGGAGAGTCGCTATTGGTCAGCAGTGACCTCGCACACGGGTTACTGGTGCTCACATGACATAGCACTCTTCCTGTTGACGTTCATATACAAGCAGAAGACAACATCCTCTGACCCAGCAGAAGACACTCCGGAGCCAGACTAA